The stretch of DNA TTAAAAGCACTAATAATAAAATCAGCCCAATTTGCAATAGACTCGGTAAAGGGTCACTCAATACGCTTCCTATCCCCGCTACATCTTACAGCAGTGAATAGGTGCACCTCCTTCGCGGATTAAAATGTGGATCTCCCAAACAACGACTCTTCATTCTTCCCAGCGTCAACTTCCCAATGTATCCATCTCCCTATCCTATAATTAATTCAATACTTACTTAACTTCATTATATATTTATACACTACACAGTCAAATCCCGTATTATGACACAAAACAGCGCAGAATGCCAAAGAACCCCCTTCTAAAGAAGCAGGAGGAGGTTCTTTGGCTGCTAATTGCTTAATATCGGCGGGTTACTGGCGGATTTCCAATCACACCAGGATATTGATAAACCAGCGGTTCGTCGAATGTAGCATAGTCCAAGTTCACCATCAAGAGAACCGTACGCTGACCCGTTGATGGATCACTAATGATGATATGATCGCGGCCAGCAGCTTCCAGAACACCCTTGAATATTTTTGCATTCCATTGACTGTTATTCTCATAGGTCATGTAGAAAGTGCCGATTTTCCCTAGATTAAGACGGAGTATATTCTCAATATAGGACTGTTCAAAAGTTGGGATTTGTTGCGGAACCACTGTTCCCCCTTGAGTCATAGGGCTTCCGCTTGGCACGCTTGGCGGCATGTTTCCTCCCTGCATAGTTCCCCCGTACATGGGTGCCGGAGCTTGAGCTGGTACTCCTGTCTTGTAATTCACCGTGCGATAAGGATATCCGTACATTTGTTTTTCCTCCTTAAAATAAGTGTTAAGTATAAGATCCAAACCTTAATATACGGCCGGGCAGTCCTCTGCGGATGGCGCGAAGAAGCAGTGGGCTTTAAAACGGCCTGTGTTTTGCTGATCGTACCAGGTCGCAGGACAATCCCCTGCCGGACGGAAGAACCACAGCGCATTGCTGGCCGGCCTAATCTTCTCCCCGTTAATCACCCGCTGTGCCAATCGAATGTCCCGATCTCTCGCCCTTTGGTAAAAGTATCCCTTCTGGGTGGCCTCAA from Paenibacillus sp. CAA11 encodes:
- a CDS encoding cell wall hydrolase, with translation MAVINVNSEDVKLLARLMRAEAEGEGEQGMLMVGNVGVNRILGNCLDFQDIRLMKQMVFQSPGGFEATQKGYFYQRARDRDIRLAQRVINGEKIRPASNALWFFRPAGDCPATWYDQQNTGRFKAHCFFAPSAEDCPAVY
- the gerQ gene encoding spore coat protein GerQ translates to MYGYPYRTVNYKTGVPAQAPAPMYGGTMQGGNMPPSVPSGSPMTQGGTVVPQQIPTFEQSYIENILRLNLGKIGTFYMTYENNSQWNAKIFKGVLEAAGRDHIIISDPSTGQRTVLLMVNLDYATFDEPLVYQYPGVIGNPPVTRRY